The Bosea sp. 685 DNA window TCGACGAGCTGGCTGTCGACGGTGCGCACACCATGGAAGGTGTTGATGTAGATCGGGAAGAAGACGCCGAGCGATGTCAGGAACAGCTTCGCCTCCTCCTCGATGCCGAACCAGAGGATGACCAGCGGGATCAGCGCCAGGTTCGGGATGTTGCGCACCATCTGGATGGTGGTGTCGGTGACGCGCTCGGAGGTCTTGGACAGGCCGTTGAACAGGCCGAGCGCGAAGGCGAGCGAGCCGCCGAGCAGGAAGCCGGAGATGGCGCGCTTGAAGCTGACCGCGATGTTCTCGGCGAGCTGTCCATTCAGCGTCAGCCGCCAGCCTGCGGCGAGCACGTCGCTCGGCGCCGGCAAGACATTGGCGGCGATGAAGCCCAGCCGCGACGCTGCTTGCCAGACCACGAGGATGGCGAGCGGCAACAGCCAGGGCGTCAGGCGCGTAAGCCAAGGCTGCAGTGACTTGAGGTCCGGCACACGCAAGCTGGTGCGTTGCGGGCGTGGGATCGGCTCAGCGCGGTCGGTCATGAGCTTGCGGCCCGTTTCTGCTCGGGCTTGGCGTCATTGGCGATGGTCTCGCCGAAGGGGCCGTTATTGACGACGCCGTTGATCACCGGCTTGCCGTGGTTGAGCGGCAGCAGCGGGAAGACCAATTCGGCGAAGCGGTAAGCCTCCTCCAGATGCGGGTAGCCCGACAGGATGAAGCTGTCGATGCCGAGCGCCATGTACTCCTTGATCCGGTCGGCGACCTGCTCGGGGCTGCCGACCAAGGCCGTGCCGGCCCCGCCGCGCACCAACCCGACACCGGCCCAGAGATTGGGCGAGATCTCGAGCTTGTCGCGGTTGCCGCCATGCAGCGCCGACATCCGCCGCTGGCCCTCGGAATCCATGCGGGCGAAGATCTGTTGCGACTTGGCGATGGTGGCGTCGTCGAGATGGCTGATCAGCTTGTCGGCCGCCGCCCAGGCCTCGGCCTCCGTCTCGCGGACGATGACGTGCAGGCGAATGCCGAAGGAGAGTTTCCGCCCCGCCGTCTTGGCTGCGGCGGAGACCGTGGCGATCTTCTCGGCCACCGCTGCCGGCGGCTCGCCCCAGGTCAGGTATTTGTCGATGGTCTCAGCCGCGACATCGATGGCGGCGGGCGAGGAACCGCCGAAATACAGCGGCGGCCCGCCGGCTTGCGTCGAGGGATAGAGCAATTGCCCGTCCTCGATGCGGATATGCTTGCCCTCATACCGCACGGTCTCGCCGCGCAGCAGGGCGGAATAGACCGAGAGGAACTCGCGGGTCACCTCGTAGCGCTCGTCATGCGACAGGAAGATGCCGTCGCCGGCGTTCTCGACCGGATCTCCGCCGGTGACGACATTGACGAGCAGCCGCCCGTTCGAGATGCGGTCGAGCGTTGCGGTCATGCGCGCCGCCAGCGTCGGCGATTGCAGCCCGGGTCGGACCGCCACGAGATAGCGCAGGTTCTGGGTCAGTGGTGCGACGGCGGAGGCGACGACCCATGAATCCTCGCAGCTTCTGCCGGTCGGCAGCAGGACGCCGTAATAGCCTAGCGTGTCGGCGGCCTGGGCGATCTGGCGCAGATAGGCGAAATCGGTCTGGCGGCCGCCCGTGGCCGTGCCGAGATAACGGCCGTCGCCATGGGTCGGCAGGAACCAGAGGACATTGGCGCTTTGTGCAGGCGCGACGCTCATGAGCCGATCCTCTTCACGGCGCTGGCGATGGTGACCGGCTTGGGCAGCAGGCCGAGCGCATGGAAGGTGTCGGCGATGCGCTGCTGCTCGGCGATCGTGGCCTCGTCGAGCGGCCTGATTCCGTAGCTCTGGCGCGCCAGCGCCAGCTGCAGGATCGGGGCCGGAATGCCGGTCGAGGGGCTCAGCGCCTCGGCGACGGCGGCGATGTCGGCCTTGGCCCAGTCATCGACCTCGCTCAGCTGCTTGAGGAAGACCTTCAAGGCTGCGTCGTGATTGGCAACGAGCCTCTCGCTGGCGAGATAGAACTGGTGGTTGGCGACGATGCCGGTGCCGTCAGTCAGCGTGCGCGCGCCGATCGTCTTCTCGGCCGCGGCCTGGAAAGGATCCCAGATCGCCCAGGCATCGACCGCGCCGCGCTCGAAGGCGGCGCGCGCATCGGCCGGGGTCAGGAACACCGGCGTGATGTCGGCATAGGCGACGCCCGCCTTCTCCAGGGCCTTGACCAGCAGGTAATGGACGTTGGAGCCCTTGTTCAGCGCGACCTTCTTGCCCTTGAGCTCGGCGACCGACTGGATCGGGCTGTTCTTGGGGACGAGGATGGCCTCGCCCTTCGGTGCGGGCGGCTCATAGGCGACATAGACCAGCGGCGCGCCCGCGGCCTGGGCGAAGATCGGCGGCGCTTCACCGGTGTTGCCGATGTCGATCGCCCCGACATTGACCGCTTCCAGCAATTGCGGGCCGGCCGGAAACTCGATCCATGTAACCTTGTAGCCGAGCGGCTCCAGCGCCTTCTCCAGTGTGCCCTTGCCCTTGAGCAGGACGATCTTGCCGTATTTCTGGAAACCGACGCGTAGCGTCTTCTCCTGCGCGGAGGCTCCGGTCGCGGACAGGCCCAGCGCCAGGCTCGCCGCCGAGAGGGTCAGGAACGATCTCTTCGAAATCATCGGATGATTGTCTTTCTTGGGATCATGCAGGACTTGGGGTCACGAAGTACTTGGGGTCACGGAGGACTTGGGGTCACGGAGCAGGCCGATCGCTCAGGCGGTCGGCTTCCAGTCCCAGACGATGTCGCGGACATTGATCGGTTTCGGGATCAGGCCGAGCCGGTGGAAGCGGTCGGCGACGCGCTGCTGCTCGTCGAGCACGCGCGGATTCAGCGGCGCGATGACGAAATCGGAGCGCTCGACCGAGCGCTTCCAGGGTTCGATCGGCAGGCCGGTCGCGGCCGCCTGGACGCTGGCGACCTCGTCGCGATGGCTGTCGGCCCAGCGCGCGACCTTGGCGAGCTCGTCATTGATCGCCGCGACGATCTCGGGATTCTTCCCCGTGAAGTCGCGATTGGCGAGGAAGAACGAATTCTGCGAGACGATGCCCTTCGACAGCGACAGGATGCGCACGCCGGGGATGGCCTCGGCGATGGCGAAGAACGGATCCCAGATCGTCCAGGCATCGACCGAGCCGCGCTCGAAGGCAGCGCGCGCATCGGCCGGCGGCAGGTAGACCGGCGTGAACTCGTCATAGCCGAGCCCGGCCTTCTCGATCGCCGCGATGGTGAGGTTGTGCGAGCTCGACGCCTTGGCGAAGGCGATCTTCTTGCCCTTGAGCTCTGCGAGCGTCTGGATCGGCGATTTCGGCGGCAGCAGGATCGCGGCGCCGGAGCCGGCTGCTTCCTGGGTTGCGACATAGAGCAGGTTCGCCTTGGCGGCCTGGGCGAAGATCGGGGGAGCATCGCCAGTCGGGCCGTAATCGATCGAGCCGACGTTCAGCGCCTCCAGCAGCGGCGGGCCGAACTGGAACTCGACCCATTTGATCTCGATGCCTTGCGGCTTGAAGCGTTTCTCCAGCACGCCCTGCTGCTTGGCGATGAGCAGGACGCCGTTCTTCTGGAAGCCGATGCGCAGCTCCTTGGGCGAGGGGCTGGATTGGGCGATGGCGGCCCCCGCGGCGAGGGCGAGTGACGAGCCGGCCAGGCTGGCGATGAAATCTCTGCGGTCCATGGCTTTAAGCGCCCTTGTCTGGATCGAGGTGCAAAAGGGTTCAGGCGGCCTTGCGGTCGTCTTTGCGGTGGTCCTGGGCGGTGCGATGCGCGGCGGCGGTGCGGCGCGCCTGCTCGGCGGAATGAAAGCTCCGGCCGTCGAGCCTGTCGAAGGCCGGCTCGGAGGAGAAGAAGCGGAAATTACCGGGGGAGCCGACGACGATGCCGGCTGTCGCGCCGGAGATTTCGATGATGATGGCTTGAGACATAGTTTTGCCTTCGCCGAGCGGGATCGGCGCCTTTTCGTCTGCGATGATGAGTTAATCCTCGGCGGTCAGCCGGGCCGGGCGCGCAATGGGCGCGCGGTCAACATCGGGTGGAGCGCAGGAAGGCCGAAACGCGCAGCAAGCCTCGTATGACGAAGTGGGTGAGATAGATCATGACCGTGTCTCCATCCATTGGGAGCCCACGAATTCATCGTGGTGCTTTTAGCGTTGGTGACGCGGCGCAAGCTGCTCCAGCAAATCCCGCGATCGATCCGGACGACATCGTTTCGATACTTGAGTATTTCTCGATCGATTGGGCCCGGTCAATGAAACGTCCTTTCAAAGATCGCCGTCCGGGAGGGATGATGACCTCTCCAGACGGCGCTCCGCGATAGCCTTTCGCTTGGTGCCGCTTATCCGGGCAGCTTCGGGCTCGAGCTTTGTCCGGCTGTCAGGCGAAGAACCGGTTCGCCGGGCGGGGCAGGCCGAGATTCTCGCGCAAGGTCTTGCCGGCATATTCCGTGCGGAACAGGCCGCGCCGCTGCAGCACCGGCACGACCTTGTCGACGAAGTCGTCGAGCCCTTCCGGCAGATAGGGGAACATCACGTTGAAGCCGTCGCTGCCGCGCGTCGTCAGCCACTCCTCCATCGAATCCGCGATGGTCTCGGGCGTTCCGACGAAGGCGAGCCCGCCATAGCCGCCCAGCCGCTGCGCCAATTGGCGCACGGTCAAATTCTCGCGCCGCGCCAGTTCGATGGTGCGCTCGCGGCCACTCTTGCTTTGATTGGTCTCAGGAATGTCGGGCAGCGGCCCGTCGGGGTCGAAGCCCGAGGCGTCATGGCCGAGCGCGATCGAGAGCGAGGCGATGGCGCTGTCGTAATGCACGAAGCTGTCGAGCAAAGCGCGCTTCTCCCGCGCCTGCTCGACCGTGTCGCCGACCACAGTCAGGACGCCGGGCAGGATCTTGAGATGGTCGGGGTCGCGGCCGATTGCCGCCATCCGGCCCTTCACATCGGCATAGAAGGCCTGGCCGGCGTCGAGCGTCCGGTGGGCGGCGAAGACGACCTCGGCAGTTTCGGCGGCGAGCTGGCGGCCCGGCTCGGAGGCGCCGGCCTGAACGATCACCGGCCAGCCCTGCGGCGTCCGGGCGATGTTGAGCGGGCCACGCACCGAGAGGTGCTCGCCCTTATGCGCCAATACATGCAGCTTTTCCGGATCGAAGAAGAGCCCGCTCTCGCGGTCGCGGATGAAGGCGTCGTCGGCGAAGCTATCCCAGAGCCCGGTGACGACGTCGTAGAATTCGCGCGCCCGGTCATAGCGCTCGCCATGGTCCATATGCTCGTCGAGCCCGAAATTCAGCGCGGCATCGGGGTTCGAGGTGGTGACGATGTTCCAGCCCGCCCGGCCGCCGCTGATATGGTCGAGCGAGGCGAAGCGCCGGGCGATATGGTAGGCGGCATCAAAAGTCGTCGAGGCGGTGGCGACGAGCCCGATATGCTCGGTAACGCTGGCGAGCGCCGAGAGCAGGGTGAAGGGCTCGAAGGAGGTCACGGTGTGGCTGCGCTTCAGCGCCTCGACCGGCATGTTCAGCACGGCGAGATGATCGGCCATGAAGAAGGCATCGAATTTGCCGGCTTCGAGCTTCTGCGCGAAACGCTTCAGGTGCCCGAAGTTGAAATTGGCATCCGGATAGGCGCCGGGATAGCGCCAGGCGCCGGTATGGATGCTGACGGGGCGCATGAAGGCGCCGAGATGAAGCTGGCGGGGAGCGGGCATGGAGCGGCCTGTCGTGAGGGTCTCGAGCGCTTCAAGACTTAAGACAGGGGCGTTGCGTTTTTTAGGAGAGGCCGCACAAAGCGATATTCCGGCTCGTTACGGGCGCGTAGCGAGCGCATTTGCCCTGTCCCGATGCCTCGCGGTGGAACAATAATCCGCCCGGCTGGCAGCGGCGCCGGCTCTCAGGGTTCCAGCGGCTCGCCCAGCGTATGCATGAGCCGGTTCGCCCAGCCGAAGATGGCGGAGGAGAGAACGAGGTCGAGCATTTCGAGCTCGTCGAGCCCTGCCTTGCGCAGCGCGTCCGCGTCGCCTTGCGTGAGCTGTGATGGCGTCGTCGAGAGCCGCGCCGAAAAGTCGAAGATCGCCTGCTCGCGCGGTTCGATCCTGGCGTCGAGTTCGTCCTTGAAGATCGCCTCGATCACGTCGGGGCGCTTGGTCAGGCCGTTGAAGCGCGAGGCGTGGACCGCCGCGCAATAGATGCAGCGGTTGACGACGGAGGCGCCGACCGCCCCGAGCTCGCGCTCGGCGGAGGACAGGCCGTCCTTGCCGTACATGATCAGGTTGAACAGCGGCGAGCGCACCGCCAACGATTCCGGATCATGCGCCAGGGTGAGGACATATTTCGAGACGCCCTTGTTGGAGGGCGTCACCTGCATCGCCGCCATCTGCTCGGGCGTCGCCGAGGCGAGGTCGACCGGCGTGACATAGGGCGACCAGACCGGAACCGTGCTGGTGAAGGCGTGGACGACGTTGCTCATCGGGATCCCTTCAAGACCTTGAGGCCGGCCAGGACGCGGACCTGATAGTTCACGAAGGCGGCGAGTTCGGCGAGGCGAACAATGTCGGCCTCCTCGACGCCGGCCGTCTTCAGCGCCTCGATATCGGCCCGGGTCGCGTCGCGCGGGGACAAGGTCAGCATGTCGGCATGGCGGAGGATCGCCGCGATGCGCTGCCGTTCCGGGTAGGAGAGGGGCACGGCCTCCACTTCGCCGGTGCGGGCGAGGCAGGCCTCGTAATGCGCCACCAGGGCAAGGTCGGCATTCTGCCGCGCCATGCGGGCCGCGAGCGCGGCGCGCAGGCCATGGCTCAGACCGCCCGGCTCCTTGGGTATCAGGACCGCGTCATGGCTCGCCTGGCTCAGGCGCATCACCTCGGCGCGGGTCGAGAGCGCCTGCGCGAGCGCCGAGCCGGGCGCAATGCCCGCAAGCTGCTCGATGAGAGTGGTGGAAGACATATTGTCCCTCTTGCGACCGGGTGGAGGCTCAGGCCTCTTCGAGATGGCAGTCGAAGGCGCCGCCGGCCAGCAGGGTCTCGATCCTGGCCTCATAGGGCGCGGGGTCGAGGCCTTTCGAGACGACCCATTCGGGCTCGTAATAGGTCTTCAGATAGCGCTCGCCGGAATCGCAGATCAAGGTGACGAGCGAGCCCTCGACGCCGTTCGTCTTCATCTCGTTGGCGAGCCAGCACAGCGCGAAGAAATTCGTGCCCGTCGAGCCGCCGACGCGGCGGCCGAGCCGGCGCGACAGGACATTCATTCCCGCGATCGAGGCCGCATCGGGAATCTTGACCATGCGGTCGACGACGCCGGGAATGAAGGAGGGCTCGACGCGCGGCCGCCCGACGCCCTCGATCAGCGAGGCGCGCTCGCAGCAGCAGGCGGCGTCGCGCGTCCGGAAACCCTCGAAGAAGGCGGAATGCTCGACATCGGCGACGCAGAGCCTGGTCGCATGGCGCTTGTAGCGCAGATAGCGCCCGAGCGTCGCCGAGGTGCCGCCGGTTCCGGCGCCCATCACCATCCAGCGCGGGATGGGATGGCGCTCGCGCTGCATCTGCTCGAAGATCGATTCGGCGATATTGTTGTTGCCGCGCCAGTCGGTGGCGCGCTCGGCGAAGGTGAACTGGTCCATGTAATGGCCGCCCAGGCGCTGGGCGAGCGCGGCGGCCTCGCTGTAGAGCAGCCGACCGTCATCGGTGAAATGGCAGGATCCGCCGTAATGCTCGATCGCCGCGACCTTCTCCGCCGAGGTCGAGCGCGGCATCACCGCATAGAACGGCACGCCGATCATCTGCGCGAAATAGGCTTCCGAGACGGCCGTCGAGCCTGATGAGGCCTCTACGACCGGCGTGTTCTCGCGGATATGCCCGTTGCAGAGCGCGTAGAGGAAGAGCGACCGTGCCAGCCGGTGCTTCAGGCTGCCTGTGGGATGGGTCGATTCGTCCTTCAGATAGATGTCGATCCCGCTCAGCCCGGCACAGCCGAGCTTGAAGAGATGCGTGTCGGCCGAGCGATGCTGGTCGGCTTCGAGCACGGCGATGGCGTCTCCGACCCAGGCGCGAGGGCAATTGTCAGAACTGCGCGGAGAGCTGGAGACTTGCATTGCTGTGTCGGGTTCCGATCGGGGAGGATCAGTCTCCCATTATGTGAAATCAGTATCAATATCTTCCAATCATTCAAAAATGTGCGGATCGACCGTGATCGATCAGTGTTTTATGTTTGATCTGCATCAATGCCGCCCTAGCATGTCAGATATGAATAATGACGCGCTCGACATCCGGCAGCTCGAAGCCTTCGTGGCGGTGATGTCGGCTGGCAGCATCACCGGCGCGGCGCGCTTGCTGGACCGTTCCCAGCCGGCCGTGACCCGGCAGATCCGGGATCTCGAGGCGGAGATCGGCTACGAGCTTCTGCATCGCAGCGGACCGCGCATCAGCCCGACGCCGCGCGGCGTGCTGTTCCATGTGCAGGTCGAGCGCCTGTTCTTCGGCCTCAAGCATATCCGCGAGCGCGCGGCGGCGATCGGGGCCGGGGCGCTGCCCGCGATCGAGCTCGCTGCGACGCCGGCGCTCGCGGCCGGCATCGTGCCGGACGCGCTCGCCGCGATGGACCCCGCGCTCCTGCCGCGGCAGATCCATATCGAGGCGCTCTCGGCCGAAGGCGTGGTGCAGCAGGTGCTGTCGCAATCGGCCGATTTCGGCCTGGCGACCCTGCCGATCGAGCATCCCGGCCTCGATGTCCACTGGATCGGTGAGGCGCCTTGCCTGGCGGCGATGGCGGAAAGCGATCCGCTGGCGAAGCGTGACGTCGTCGCGCTCGCCGACCTCGCCGTGCGGCGCGTCATCACCATGGCGAACCCCTACCGGCTGCGCCGGCGGGTGGACGAGGCCTTCGCGGCAGCCGGCATCGCGCCGCGCGAGCTGATCGACGCCAACGCATCGCTCACGGCGCTCGCCTTGGCGCGCCGCGGTCTGGGCGTCGCCATCATCGAGCCTGCGGCAGCGTGCGGGTTGCCAATCAAGGGCGTCGTGCTGCGCCCGCTCGACGTGACGATCCCGTTCCTGTTCGGGGCGATCTCGCCTGTCGCGCGTCCGCTCACGCCCAGCATTGCGGCGCTGAACGAAGCGCTGCTGAAATCCGCCGCTGCTCTCATTCCAGGCTTCGTGCTGCGTGATGCGACTGGGGCCGAGATGCTGGCTGATGCCGTCTATGGCACGGCGGACAACCAGGAGGCGCGCTCATGACCGTATCATCCGCGAGCCCGATGGGGCTGGCTGCGCTGGAAGCCCGCTTGCGGCAGGATCTGGAATGGCTGGAGCTTCCGGCAAAATCCTGGGTGCCGCCGCGCGAGATCGACGGGCGGCGCGTGCGCGACGTCGTCATCATCGGCGCCGGCATGGCAGGGCTTGTCGTGTCGGGCATGCTGAAGCGCCTCGGCGTCGACAATCACGTGCTTTACGACCGCGCGCCCGCGGGCCTGGAAGGGCCGTGGGTGACTTTCGCGCGGATGCGCACCTTGCGCTCGCCGAAGCAATTGACCGGGCCGGCGATGGGCTTGCCGGCGCTGACCTTCCGCGCCTTCTACGAGGCCCAGTTCGGGCGGGCCGCCTGGGACGCGCTCGACAGGGCGCCGCGTGCGCTCTGGATGGATTACCTGATCTGGTACCGCAAAATGCTCGACCTACCCGTCGAGAACGAGACGGAGGTGGCCGCGATCCACGGCGGGCCCGATGGCATCCTCGCGCTCCAGATCGTTAGGGCGGGCGTAACTGAGGCCGTCCATGCGCGCCATGTCGTGCTGGCCACGGGGCGCGACGGGCTTGGTGGGCCTTATGTTCCGCCGATCGCCGAGACGATCGACCGCCGCTACTGGGCCCATACCGCCGCCGCCATCGATTTCAAGGCACTGAAAGGCAAGCGTGTCGCCGTCATCGGTGCCGGCGCGTCATCGATGGACAATGCCGCCGTCGCGCTGGAGGCAGGCGCTGCGCGGCTCGACCTGTTCATCCGCCGCACCGACATACCCCGCGTCAACAAGTTCACCGGCATCGGTAGCCAGGGCGTCGTGCACGGCTTCGCCGGCCTGCCCGATGAGTGGAAATGGCGCTTCCTCGACCACACGCTGCGGGCGCAGACGCCGCCGCCGCGCCCAAGCACCTTGCGGGTCTCGCAACATCCCAACGGGCATTTCCATTTGGGCAGCCCGATCCTCGGCATCGAGGAGCGCGACGGACACCTCGTCCTGACGACGCCGAAGGGGCGTTACGACACGGATTTCATCATCTTCGGCACAGGCTTCCGCGTCGACCTGATGTCGCGCCCGGAACTGGCCGATTTCGCTCCCCATATCCGGCTCTGGCGCGATCGCTTTCCGGTCCCTGCCGACATGCCCAATGTGGAGCTCGAAACCTCGCCCGATCTCGGCGAGAGCTTCGAGTTCCTGGAGAAGATTCCGGGCACCTGCCCGGCGCTCCGAGCGATCCACTGCTTCAATTTTCCCGCCACCTTGAGCCATGGCAAGCTCTCGGGCGACATCCCGGCGATCAGCGAGGGCGCGGACCGCCTCGCACGCGGCATCGTCCGCAGCTTGTTCGTCGCCGATCGCGAGACGCATTTCGCCACCCTCCAGGCCTTCGACACGCCCGAGCTCCAGGGCGACGAATGGACCGATGCCGACGCCAACGTCGGAGCGCCCCATGCCGCAGCCTGAGACCGACCGTTCCATCGAACGCGACAGCAGCGCTCCTTTGAAAGGACACCAGCCAGAGATGCTTGAACTCAAGAATTTGAGGCTGTCCTACGGAAACGCACAGATCCTGAACGGTGTCGATCTCTCCGTCCGTCGCGGTGACGTGGTGTCGATCATCGGCCCAAGCGGTACCGGCAAGACCACGCTGCTGAAGTGCATCAACTATCTGGTCAAGCCGGCATCTGGAACCATCACGTTCGATCAGATCCGGATGGATTATCAGCGCGTGGACAAAGCCGCGATCCAGGCGATCCGGTGCCGGACGGCGATGGTTTTCCAGCAATTCAACGTCTTCAAGAATATGACGGTCATTCAGAACGTGATGGACCCGCTTGTGGTCGTGCAGCGCAAGTCCAAGGACGAGGCGCGCGAAATCGCCCTGCAAGAGCTTGAACGGGTCGGCCTCTCCGCGAAGCAAGACAGCTACCCGTCGCAGCTCTCGGGGGGCAGCTCCAGCGCACGGGCATCGCGCGTGCGCTGGCGGTGCGACCGGATGTGATGCTCTTCGACGAACCCACCTCATCGCTTGATCCTGAACTCGTCGGTGAAGTTCTGAAGGTGATCAAGGATGTC harbors:
- the ssuC gene encoding aliphatic sulfonate ABC transporter permease SsuC produces the protein MTDRAEPIPRPQRTSLRVPDLKSLQPWLTRLTPWLLPLAILVVWQAASRLGFIAANVLPAPSDVLAAGWRLTLNGQLAENIAVSFKRAISGFLLGGSLAFALGLFNGLSKTSERVTDTTIQMVRNIPNLALIPLVILWFGIEEEAKLFLTSLGVFFPIYINTFHGVRTVDSQLVEMGRSYGMSNFELFRRVILPGALPSIFVGIRYALGIMWLTLIVAETIAANSGIGYMAMNAREFMLVDVVVLAIVIYAALGKLADSVVRLLERLCLSWHPAFQRH
- a CDS encoding NAD(P)/FAD-dependent oxidoreductase, with the translated sequence MTVSSASPMGLAALEARLRQDLEWLELPAKSWVPPREIDGRRVRDVVIIGAGMAGLVVSGMLKRLGVDNHVLYDRAPAGLEGPWVTFARMRTLRSPKQLTGPAMGLPALTFRAFYEAQFGRAAWDALDRAPRALWMDYLIWYRKMLDLPVENETEVAAIHGGPDGILALQIVRAGVTEAVHARHVVLATGRDGLGGPYVPPIAETIDRRYWAHTAAAIDFKALKGKRVAVIGAGASSMDNAAVALEAGAARLDLFIRRTDIPRVNKFTGIGSQGVVHGFAGLPDEWKWRFLDHTLRAQTPPPRPSTLRVSQHPNGHFHLGSPILGIEERDGHLVLTTPKGRYDTDFIIFGTGFRVDLMSRPELADFAPHIRLWRDRFPVPADMPNVELETSPDLGESFEFLEKIPGTCPALRAIHCFNFPATLSHGKLSGDIPAISEGADRLARGIVRSLFVADRETHFATLQAFDTPELQGDEWTDADANVGAPHAAA
- a CDS encoding PLP-dependent cysteine synthase family protein encodes the protein MQVSSSPRSSDNCPRAWVGDAIAVLEADQHRSADTHLFKLGCAGLSGIDIYLKDESTHPTGSLKHRLARSLFLYALCNGHIRENTPVVEASSGSTAVSEAYFAQMIGVPFYAVMPRSTSAEKVAAIEHYGGSCHFTDDGRLLYSEAAALAQRLGGHYMDQFTFAERATDWRGNNNIAESIFEQMQRERHPIPRWMVMGAGTGGTSATLGRYLRYKRHATRLCVADVEHSAFFEGFRTRDAACCCERASLIEGVGRPRVEPSFIPGVVDRMVKIPDAASIAGMNVLSRRLGRRVGGSTGTNFFALCWLANEMKTNGVEGSLVTLICDSGERYLKTYYEPEWVVSKGLDPAPYEARIETLLAGGAFDCHLEEA
- the ssuD gene encoding FMNH2-dependent alkanesulfonate monooxygenase, which codes for MSVAPAQSANVLWFLPTHGDGRYLGTATGGRQTDFAYLRQIAQAADTLGYYGVLLPTGRSCEDSWVVASAVAPLTQNLRYLVAVRPGLQSPTLAARMTATLDRISNGRLLVNVVTGGDPVENAGDGIFLSHDERYEVTREFLSVYSALLRGETVRYEGKHIRIEDGQLLYPSTQAGGPPLYFGGSSPAAIDVAAETIDKYLTWGEPPAAVAEKIATVSAAAKTAGRKLSFGIRLHVIVRETEAEAWAAADKLISHLDDATIAKSQQIFARMDSEGQRRMSALHGGNRDKLEISPNLWAGVGLVRGGAGTALVGSPEQVADRIKEYMALGIDSFILSGYPHLEEAYRFAELVFPLLPLNHGKPVINGVVNNGPFGETIANDAKPEQKRAASS
- a CDS encoding peroxidase-related enzyme (This protein belongs to a clade of uncharacterized proteins related to peroxidases such as the alkylhydroperoxidase AhpD.) produces the protein MSNVVHAFTSTVPVWSPYVTPVDLASATPEQMAAMQVTPSNKGVSKYVLTLAHDPESLAVRSPLFNLIMYGKDGLSSAERELGAVGASVVNRCIYCAAVHASRFNGLTKRPDVIEAIFKDELDARIEPREQAIFDFSARLSTTPSQLTQGDADALRKAGLDELEMLDLVLSSAIFGWANRLMHTLGEPLEP
- a CDS encoding sulfonate ABC transporter substrate-binding protein; the protein is MISKRSFLTLSAASLALGLSATGASAQEKTLRVGFQKYGKIVLLKGKGTLEKALEPLGYKVTWIEFPAGPQLLEAVNVGAIDIGNTGEAPPIFAQAAGAPLVYVAYEPPAPKGEAILVPKNSPIQSVAELKGKKVALNKGSNVHYLLVKALEKAGVAYADITPVFLTPADARAAFERGAVDAWAIWDPFQAAAEKTIGARTLTDGTGIVANHQFYLASERLVANHDAALKVFLKQLSEVDDWAKADIAAVAEALSPSTGIPAPILQLALARQSYGIRPLDEATIAEQQRIADTFHALGLLPKPVTIASAVKRIGS
- a CDS encoding sulfonate ABC transporter substrate-binding protein; the encoded protein is MDRRDFIASLAGSSLALAAGAAIAQSSPSPKELRIGFQKNGVLLIAKQQGVLEKRFKPQGIEIKWVEFQFGPPLLEALNVGSIDYGPTGDAPPIFAQAAKANLLYVATQEAAGSGAAILLPPKSPIQTLAELKGKKIAFAKASSSHNLTIAAIEKAGLGYDEFTPVYLPPADARAAFERGSVDAWTIWDPFFAIAEAIPGVRILSLSKGIVSQNSFFLANRDFTGKNPEIVAAINDELAKVARWADSHRDEVASVQAAATGLPIEPWKRSVERSDFVIAPLNPRVLDEQQRVADRFHRLGLIPKPINVRDIVWDWKPTA
- a CDS encoding LLM class flavin-dependent oxidoreductase — translated: MPAPRQLHLGAFMRPVSIHTGAWRYPGAYPDANFNFGHLKRFAQKLEAGKFDAFFMADHLAVLNMPVEALKRSHTVTSFEPFTLLSALASVTEHIGLVATASTTFDAAYHIARRFASLDHISGGRAGWNIVTTSNPDAALNFGLDEHMDHGERYDRAREFYDVVTGLWDSFADDAFIRDRESGLFFDPEKLHVLAHKGEHLSVRGPLNIARTPQGWPVIVQAGASEPGRQLAAETAEVVFAAHRTLDAGQAFYADVKGRMAAIGRDPDHLKILPGVLTVVGDTVEQAREKRALLDSFVHYDSAIASLSIALGHDASGFDPDGPLPDIPETNQSKSGRERTIELARRENLTVRQLAQRLGGYGGLAFVGTPETIADSMEEWLTTRGSDGFNVMFPYLPEGLDDFVDKVVPVLQRRGLFRTEYAGKTLRENLGLPRPANRFFA
- a CDS encoding LysR family transcriptional regulator, with amino-acid sequence MSDMNNDALDIRQLEAFVAVMSAGSITGAARLLDRSQPAVTRQIRDLEAEIGYELLHRSGPRISPTPRGVLFHVQVERLFFGLKHIRERAAAIGAGALPAIELAATPALAAGIVPDALAAMDPALLPRQIHIEALSAEGVVQQVLSQSADFGLATLPIEHPGLDVHWIGEAPCLAAMAESDPLAKRDVVALADLAVRRVITMANPYRLRRRVDEAFAAAGIAPRELIDANASLTALALARRGLGVAIIEPAAACGLPIKGVVLRPLDVTIPFLFGAISPVARPLTPSIAALNEALLKSAAALIPGFVLRDATGAEMLADAVYGTADNQEARS